CTCACCCGCATACAATAATTGTTGGTTACGATCATCGCTTTGGCAAAGACCGAACAGGTGACTATCATACGCTTGAAAATTATGGAAAAGAGTTTGGGTTTTGTGTAAAAGAAATTCCTGAAAAACTGTTGAATGAAGTCACTATCAGTTCGACCAGAATACGCGAAGCATTAATGAAAGGAGCGATTGAGGATGCCAACCATTTTTTAGGCTATCATTTTTTCTTTGAAGGAAAGGTTATTCGTGGTAATCAATTAGGGAGAACTATTGGTTATCCTACAGCCAATTTACAAATAGAAGATGCGGATAAACTGGTTCCCGCAAATGGTGTATATGCCGTGTGTATTAATGATAAAGATGACCAGAATTATGGGGGTATGCTTAATATTGGTGTGCGCCCAACTGTGGACGGAACAAAGCTTTCCATAGAAGTAAATATTTTTGATTTTGACAAAGATATTTACGGAGACATTTTGCGCGTGGAAACAATAGCCCGATTGCGAGATGAGGTAAAGTTCAGCGGTTTGGATGCTTTAAAAACACAATTGGCTAACGATAAAGACGAAGCGTTGACTATTTTGAAGAAATAACGTAACCTTTAGTCTTAAATCTTATTTTACCTCTTGCATTTTTACCAAACGATTATAAATGCCATTTTCTTTGTTAACCAAATCGTCGTGTGTACCGCGTTCAGCAATTTCGCCTTGGTTTAACACAATGATTTCATCTGCGTGACGGATGGTACTCAAACGATGTGCAATTACCAGAGAAGTTCTATTTTGCATCATCTTGTTAATAGCATCTTGTACCAAACGCTCGCTCTCTGTATCTAAAGAAGAGGTGGCTTCATCTAAAATGAGAATTGGCGGATTTTTTATGACAGCTCTCGCAATGGTAACGCGTTGTTTTTCGCCACCACTTAATTTATTGCCTCGATCGCCAATATTGGTTTCGAATGCATCCTCTTTTTGTGCAATAAAATTATAAGCGTTAGCCACTTTTGCTGCATCCATCACTTCTGATTCTGTTGCATCATTTTTCCCTAGTGAAATATTATTGTTGATGCTGTCATTAAACAATATAGGCTCTTGCGTTACAATGCTGATATGCTCTCGCAAAGAGTGCAAAGAATAGTCTTTTATATTCACGCCATCTATCAATAATTCACCCGAACTCACATCGTGAAAACGTGGCACTAAATCAGCCAGGGTACTTTTTCCCGCACCACTGCTACCAACTAATGCCACTGTTTTTCCTTTTGGAATTACTAAGTTTATATTGTTTAAAATGGTTTTACTGCCCGCATAACCAAAGCTTACATTTTTAAATTCAATTTGATGCTGAAAATCAAGTTGCCCTTTACCATTATCCTCTATAACTGTTGGCGTATTCAGTAGTTCTTCAATTCTGTCTAAGGCCGCACCACCACGCTGCATGTTAAAGAATGAAGTAGATAAACTCTTTGCGGGATTAATTATGAAAGCAAACATGGCAATGTAAGCCAACAGGTCACCGCCTGCTAAGGATTTATATTTGATAGCTAATAATCCCCCAAAAAATAAGATGGCTGCCAAAACAATTACACCCAAAACTTCGGTCATTGGTGAAGCCATATCTCTACGGCGCGCCATTTTATTGCGCACGTTGAACATGCGTAAATTTACACTATCA
The Arachidicoccus soli DNA segment above includes these coding regions:
- a CDS encoding bifunctional riboflavin kinase/FAD synthetase, with product MRVFYDLNNLPEFINAVVTIGTFDGVHLGHQKIITQLKEEAKKINGETVIVTFFPHPRKIVHQGQKPFHLLNTLSEKIKLLGSFGVDNVIVIPFNEAFAAQTAEEYVRAFLVEKTHPHTIIVGYDHRFGKDRTGDYHTLENYGKEFGFCVKEIPEKLLNEVTISSTRIREALMKGAIEDANHFLGYHFFFEGKVIRGNQLGRTIGYPTANLQIEDADKLVPANGVYAVCINDKDDQNYGGMLNIGVRPTVDGTKLSIEVNIFDFDKDIYGDILRVETIARLRDEVKFSGLDALKTQLANDKDEALTILKK
- a CDS encoding ABC transporter ATP-binding protein → MKKFKRIFKYLGFHKAKLTAYGIFTVLGTLFGIVSIGMLAPFISLIVSDSNNSATSNLLKSKAIGSYISDFLNNLIIDHGRLYALGGVCVIIIIATLLKNICIYSASYLSTPIRSSIVKHLRDEMYVKALQLPIGYFTEQKKGDVISRMTNDVNEVDASVVSTLEGLIKDPITIIGYLIAMVIISPALSIGLLVLLPLTGFIIGRVSRLLKKQSKEMSEQLSIALSILDETLTGIRVIKAFLAEKLLYGKFDSVNLRMFNVRNKMARRRDMASPMTEVLGVIVLAAILFFGGLLAIKYKSLAGGDLLAYIAMFAFIINPAKSLSTSFFNMQRGGAALDRIEELLNTPTVIEDNGKGQLDFQHQIEFKNVSFGYAGSKTILNNINLVIPKGKTVALVGSSGAGKSTLADLVPRFHDVSSGELLIDGVNIKDYSLHSLREHISIVTQEPILFNDSINNNISLGKNDATESEVMDAAKVANAYNFIAQKEDAFETNIGDRGNKLSGGEKQRVTIARAVIKNPPILILDEATSSLDTESERLVQDAINKMMQNRTSLVIAHRLSTIRHADEIIVLNQGEIAERGTHDDLVNKENGIYNRLVKMQEVK